In Kwoniella pini CBS 10737 chromosome 5, complete sequence, the following are encoded in one genomic region:
- a CDS encoding V-type proton ATPase proteolipid subunit 2, with translation MSELCPPWAPFFGFAGVASAMIFSTVGAAYGTSKAGIGIAGLGTFRPDLIMKSLIPVVMSGIIAVYGLVVSVLIAGNISPTEPYSLFAGFIHLAAGLACGFTGLAAGYAIGIVGDACVRAYLYESKVFVSMVLILIFAEVIGLYGLIVALILNTAVGEAVCGAA, from the exons ATGTCAGAACTTTGTCCACCATGGGCGCCATTCTTCGG TTTTGCAGGTGTAGCTAGCGCT ATGATATTCTCGACTGTTGGAGCCGCTTATGGAACGTCGAAAGCAGGTATCGGAATCGCAGGTTTGGGTACATTTAG aCCCGATCTAATTATGAAG TCTTTGATTCCAGTTGTT ATGTCCGGTA TTATTGCTGTATATGGATTAGTCGTTTCAGTATTGATCGCCGGTAACA TTTCACCAACCGAACCCTACTCCCTGTTTGCAGGATTCATTCATCTCGCCGCTGGTCTGG CATGTGGATTTACAGGTTTGGCGGCTGGTTATGCTATTGGTATAGTAGGAGATGCT TGTGTCAGGGCATATTTATACGAATCAAAGGTATTCGTCTCTATGGTTTTGATTCTTATTTTCGCCGAAGTCATT GGTCTATACGGTCTCATTGTAGCTCTTATTCTCAACACCGCTGTAGGCGAAGCAGTTTGTGGCGCTGCATAA
- a CDS encoding T-complex protein 1, eta subunit, protein MQGRLPQMQPTVVLLREGTDTSQGVGQLLSNISACLAVAQTIATTLGPRGMDKLIVDDRGLATISNDGATILKLLDVVHPAARTLVDIARAQDAEVGDGTTSVTLLAAEILKEVRPFIEEGVGPHVIIKGLREAKTLAIKQINDIAITIDKSDPEKFRELLLQCAGTSMSSKLIHSQTPFFANMVVDAVLSLDQKDLDESLIGVKKVPGGGMQDSQLIKGVAFKKTFSYAGFEQQPKSFKDPKILCLNVELELKAEKDNAEVRVNEVSEYQAIVDAEWSIIYKKLEAIVDTGAKVVLSKLPIGDLATQYFADRDIFCAGRVTAGDLKRVTQAVGGSIQSTCSDIEPHHLGQCGSFEEKQIGGERYNVFQDCTQAKTCTLILRGGAEQFIAEVERSLHDSIMIVKRAIQNNSVVAGGGACEMEISKFLRGHSRTIMGKQQLIVGAVAKALEIIPRQICDNAGLDATDILNKLRMRHAQGDLWAGVDVDSENVQDNMKRFVWEPALVKTNALSSAVEAACLILSVDETVRNPQSEAPSAGPPMPRGAAQQAMRGRGRGMPRR, encoded by the exons ATGCAAGGTAGACTCCCGCAAATG CAACCGACCGTGGTCCTTTTACGAG AGGGTACTGATACCTCTCAAGGAGTTGGACAGTTGTTATCAAACATATCAGCATGTCTTGCTGTGGCTCAAACTATAGCAACAACGCTAGGACCTAGAGGTATGGACAAATTGATAGTGGATGACAGAGGGTTGGCTACTATATCAA ATGATGGAGCGACCATTCTGAAATTGCTCGATGTCGTTCACCCGGCAGCTAGAACTCTTGTAGATATCGCTCGTGCACAAGATGCCGAAGTCGGAGATGGTACTACCAGTGTAACCTTACT TGCCGCCGAGATACTGAAAGAAGTTAGACCATTCATCGAGGAAGGTGTTGGACCCCACGTCATTATTAAAGGTTTGAGGGAGGCTAAGACCTTG GCTatcaaacaaatcaatGATATCGCTATAACGATAGACAAGTCTGACCCTGA AAAATTCCGCGAACTCCTTCTTCAGTGTGCTGGTACTTCAATGTCATCCAAACTCATCCATTCGCAAACACCTTTCTTCGCCAATATGGTCGTTGACGCCGTTCTCTCCCTTGACCAAAAAGATCTTGATGAATCCCTGATTGGTGTAAAGAAAGTCCCAGGAGGAGGTATGCAAGATTCGCAGTTGATCAAAGGTGTGGCATTCAAGAAGACGTTCTCATATGCAGGATTTGAGCAACAGCCTAAATCATTCAAAGACCCCAAGATTTTATGTTTGAAtgttgaattagaattGAAGGCTGAGAAGGATAACGCAGAAGTCAGAGTTAACGAAGTATCGGAATATCAAGCTATAGTCGATGCTGAGTGGTCGATAATCTACAAGAAATTGGAAGCGATAGTAGACACTGGAGCTAAAGTTGTTTTGTCGAAATTACCAATTGGAGATTTAGCTACTCAATATTTCGCGGATAGAGATATCTTCTGTGCTGGACGAGTGACCGCTGGAGATCTCAAAAGAGTAACTCAAGCTGTAGGAGGATCAATCCAATCTACTTGTTCAGATATTGAACCTCATCATCTAGGACAGTGTGGAAGTTTCgaagaaaaacaaattggTGGAGAGAGATACAATGTATTCCAAGATTGTACTCAAGCCAAAACTTGTACTTTGATCCTCCGAGGTGGTGCCGAACAATTCATTGCTGAAGTAGAAAGAAGTTTACATGATTCTATCATGATTGTTAAGAGGGCTATCCAAAATAACAGTGTGGTTGCGGGCGGTGGTGCATGTGAG ATggaaatttccaaattccTTCGAGGTCATTCACGAACGATAATGGGTAAACAACAATTGATCGTCGGAGCAGTTGCCAAAGCGCTTGAAATCATTCCAAGGCAAATCTGTGATAACGCTGGTTTAGATGCTACGGATATTCTCAACAAATTAAGGATGAGACATGCTCAAGGAGATTTATGGGCAGGTGTAGATGTCGATTCGGAAAACGTCCAAGATAACATGAAGAGATTTGTTTGGGAGCCTGCATTAGTCAAAACTAACGCTCTTTCAAGTGCGGTTGAAGCTGcttgtttgattttgagtGTTGATGAAACTGTTAGAAACCCTCAATctgag GCACCTTCGGCTGGACCGCCTATGCCAAGAGGAGCTGCGCAACAAGCTATGAGAGGTAGAGGAAGAGGTATGCCAAGACGATAA
- a CDS encoding vacuolar protein 8 — MGGVSSCCGPRRKNNYEPLLLENEREAVADLLQYLENRTTTNFFSGSPLAALTTLSFSDNVDLQRSAALAFAEITEKEVREVGRDTLDPVLYLLTSHDHEVQRAASAALGNLAVNAENKLLIVSLGGLEPLIRQMLSSNVEVQCNAVGCITNLATHDENKTQIAKSGALIPLTRLAKSKDMRVQRNATGALLNMTHSDENRQQLVSAGAIPVLVSLLNSPDTDVQYYCTTALSNIAVDGTNRKRLASSEPKLVQSLVQLMDSQSLKVQCQAALALRNLASDEKYQLEIVKFDGLKPLLRLLHSSYLPLILSAAACVRNVSIHPANESPIIDSGFLQPLIELLSFDENEEVQCHAISTLRNLAASSERNKGAIVEAGAVERIKELVLTVPLAVQSEMTACVAVLALSDDLKPQLLEMGICEVLIPLTNSSSVEVQGNSAAALGNLSSKAAEDYAPFNAVWNKPDGGLHAYLVRFLSSADITFQHIAVWTIVQLLEAEDDQLTNNIRSSPILMSSIRQLATSPPPSRGGRDLTQGSEGEDDYEDDGLDGEGEGEIATLARRILDLTEEGASGNEGSHFSHQPEPSGGGGNVGSLGSEHAALRASVHRALSGGH, encoded by the exons ATGGGTGGTGTCAGCAGTTGCT GCGGACCAAGGCGTAAGAACAATTATGAACCATTATTACTTGAGAATGAACGAGAAGCAGTAGCCGATTTACTTCAATACCttgaaa ACCGAACGAcaaccaatttcttttctggATCCCCCTTAGCTGCCCTCACAACCCTTTCTTTCTCGGACAATGTGGATTTACAAAGATCAGCAGCGTTAGCTTTTGCAGAAATTACGGAAAAGGAAGTTAGAGAAGTTGGAAGAGATACTTTGGATCCAGTACTATATTTGCTGACTTCGCACGATCATGAAGTACAAAGAGCCGCTAGTGCTGCATTAGGTAATTTAGCTGTTAATG CTGAGAACAAATTACTCATCGTCTCGCTTGGTGGATTGGAGCCCTTGATTAGACAAATGTTATCGTCAAATGTGGAGGTTCAATGTAATGCCGTTGGATGCATAACGAACTTGGCTACTCATG ACGAAAACAAAACTCAAATTGCAAAATCGGGAGCTTTGATTCCTTTGACTAGATTAGCTAAATCAAAGGATATGAGAGTACAGAGAAATGCTACTGGAGCTTTATTGAACATGACCCATTCAG ACGAGAACCGTCAACAGCTCGTTTCAGCCGGTGCCATACCAGTCTTGGTCAGCTTACTCAACTCGCCTGATACTGATGTGCAATATTACTGTACAACTGCTTTGAGCAACATTGCTGTGGACG GTACAAACCGTAAAAGATTAGCTTCGTCAGAACCTAAACTAGTACAAAGTCTCGTTCAACTGATGGATAGTCAGAGCTTGAAGGTGCAATGTCAAGCTGCTTTGGCACTTCGAAATCTCGCAAGTGATG AAAAATATCAACTCGAAATAGTCAAATTCGATGGACTGAAACCACTCCTCCGACTCCTTCACTCCTCTTACCTCCCCCTCATCCTTTCTGCCGCTGCATGTGTCAGAAACGTGTCAATCCACCCTGCAAACGAATCCCCAATTATCGATTCCGGATTCTTACAACCGCTAATCGAGTTGCTATCTTTTGACGAGAATGAAGAAGTGCAATGTCATGCTATTTCCACCTTGAGAAATTTGGCTGCATCGAGTGAAAGGAATAAAGGAGCGATAGTAGAAGCTGGAGCCGTAGAGAGAATTAAGGAATTGGTTCTCACCGTGCCACTTGCTGTGCAGAGTGAAATGACTGCTTGTGTGGCTGTGTTGGCTCTCAGTG ATGATCTTAAACCTCAACTACTTGAAATGGGTATCTGTGAAGTGCTCATACCCTTAACGAACTCTTCCAGCGTGGAAGTGCAAGGTAACTCTGCCGCTGCACTCGGTAATCTGTCTTCTAAAG CTGCTGAGGATTACGCACCTTTCAATGCTGTATGGAATAAGCCCGACGGCGGTCTTCACGCATATTTGGTCAGATTTCTCAGTAGTGCCGATATAACGTTCCAACATATCGCTGTATGG ACAATTGTACAACTTCTCGAAGCGGAAGATGACCAATTAACAAACAACATCCGATCGTCCCCTATCCTTATGTCCTCCATCCGTCAACTCGCAACTTCACCACCGCCTTCTAGAGGAGGTCGAGATTTGACACAAGGGTCAGAGGGCGAAGATGATTATGAGGATGATGGATTAGATGgcgaaggtgaaggtgaaatagCTACGCTTGCTCGAAGGATCTTGGATTTGACGGAAGAGGGGGCAAGCGGAAATGAAGGATCGCATTTCTCCCATCAACCTGAACCTTCgggaggaggaggtaatGTAGGTAGTCTGGGTAGTGAGCATGCTGCTTTGAGGGCTAGTGTACATCGAGCGTTGAGTGGAGGCCATTAG